Proteins encoded in a region of the Paenibacillus wynnii genome:
- a CDS encoding sugar-binding protein: MKKIGLLLLMLSLVITGFLAPIVPGTKAYAAGETKYEAEDATLVDAEVKTLEGIEYADLGSKANSASITWTTVQAATYGNYILNIKYNNMNAATPKPVSLFVNGQKYMTFNGEATGVGGTPVWSTLTAVVLLNSGSNSIKLASESNDGPSVDLLEVIPYETIFEAETGAGAAHLNVAIAANVGTAPGFSGTGYVSIAAGATGYMLYNNVVVPSTGQYTIKVRYSLGNSARPYAVTVNDVRVQDAKGLSTTTWSNWKYEELAGITLNEGINTLKIERIGANATPVIDRFEIVPEKSIEVGDQSFRSTNFETNDVDPVIRNTATDTTLNSPLISGSAIKSTSTNTVKIVNAGDSRWAEVTSPAAKLSVIGFPFHSRWITPVSMKSYTLESSFMLKDDNANYIFKLISAGGLESTIFAFGMDGKIYARSNNTTGGALAERAPWSLDAVYKVKLVFHLDTNSYDMYLDGTKIVNSEPMQLDAYTGGLKGFYLEAKEGPRLESKILVDDIQLSGSNSAGTAPMINPNPGKLFIEQPYIGAPVDYFVSPTGLDTNDGKSTEAPFKTINKAASVTNPGDTVNIMPGVYSPLANANDFVLINRSGGVDKNGVIHNITYKAYDPLNKPKLLLTPNVEGVWDMVQIEANYIVFEGIEIEGTNLSLTLAQGEANYEHKIAGGSLWNRYALTNTNGLSFNGHHITVKNNLIHHMAGGGAGGSGDYITVDNNEIHSNSWYTMYATSGISFINDWEFDKNTTDYKIIVSNNRVYDNETKVKWERTKGYSDGNGIIFDVDDNYNGRKLVFNNIVYNNGGGGIHAYRSNNVYVINNTIYKNSKSPNLKYPNMDAQASDNSVFLNNISIARDEAGEYANLNSGWNNLFAYNLYGGETRFLGQNERVLDPKFVSVTDSVYDFRLGSDSPAIDYGTRDFVLNSVQAIMKDLEGNARPYSGSGAHSRVDIGAYETNYSNANYLVEDAVQFIPAPADKILEANASKGVAVIDGEIDDIWSTTQSFQALKISDPTKMAPEATVRLLWDEKNLYVLAEVKDANLNASGGNLFEHDSMEFFIDENNADSTSYQADDSHYRVNYLNFRSAGKNASASSFTSEARIVDGGYVIEAALPLRTLTGSIGTVIGFDAGASDDSNFDGIRDNATMWSNQRFNSHASTQWFGNVTFVGAGVVPTISSFNPVEVSTKVGTAPSLPSVVTAVYSNNTTSSVNVKWNEINSSSYASAGSFTVSGAVYGTDILAMANVTVTSKEAPTITSINPVSVSTKAGTAPVLPTVVTVVYSDNSTSNVKVVWSAINPRSYATAGTITITGAVGNTDLKAIATVTVEPAGNGNGNGNGNGNGNGPKPPVSVGATAQLIPTLSGTTAKADLDLITLQNLFTQAQGDEFSKNKAILQLKEVEGALTYVQSLPADFFKNSNGSTKQEIEIKTEFADITLPGNFLKEKDLAGASKVDISITSADISSLNQQLKEKLGDKPVLELSVLIDGKRIEWRNNQAPVTVSFDYQPTAEELKKPEHIAIWYIDGAGNVVKIPTGKYNSTTGKVTFITRHFSLYAVGYEVQSFKDLGRFAWAKEPIEILVSKGIIKGSSDTMFAPGEKITRAEFIILLVRALSLEAEVSSNFEDVNIGSYYYSEVGIAKALGIANGNGNKFNPVQSITREEMMVLAARAIKVAGKVLPVTGTAADLSAFSDSSQVSNYALDSVATLMKNGIVQGDGKNLNPKAYSLRAELAVLVYRIYNLQDRS, encoded by the coding sequence TTGAAGAAGATTGGACTACTATTGTTGATGTTATCATTAGTGATAACCGGATTTCTTGCACCAATTGTGCCTGGCACTAAGGCTTACGCTGCAGGCGAAACGAAGTATGAGGCTGAAGATGCAACACTGGTAGATGCCGAGGTTAAGACATTAGAGGGCATAGAATATGCCGACTTAGGCTCCAAGGCCAATTCTGCAAGTATTACATGGACAACTGTTCAAGCAGCCACTTACGGAAATTATATTTTAAATATCAAATACAATAATATGAATGCTGCAACTCCTAAACCGGTCAGTTTATTTGTGAACGGTCAGAAATATATGACTTTTAATGGAGAAGCAACAGGAGTTGGAGGGACACCAGTCTGGAGTACGCTAACTGCTGTAGTCCTTCTAAATTCAGGAAGCAATTCGATTAAGTTAGCTTCTGAAAGCAATGATGGTCCTTCAGTGGATCTCCTTGAAGTGATCCCCTATGAGACGATCTTCGAAGCGGAGACAGGCGCAGGAGCAGCTCATTTAAATGTAGCCATCGCGGCCAACGTTGGAACTGCACCCGGCTTTTCGGGAACTGGGTATGTTAGTATCGCTGCGGGTGCCACTGGTTATATGCTGTATAACAACGTAGTAGTTCCAAGTACTGGACAATACACCATTAAAGTAAGGTATAGCTTGGGTAATTCAGCTCGACCTTATGCCGTAACGGTAAATGATGTCCGTGTTCAAGATGCCAAGGGCCTGTCTACAACTACATGGTCCAATTGGAAGTATGAGGAACTAGCAGGGATAACCTTAAACGAAGGGATCAATACCCTGAAGATTGAGCGAATCGGTGCGAATGCCACTCCAGTAATCGATCGGTTTGAAATTGTACCCGAGAAATCTATTGAAGTTGGGGATCAAAGCTTCAGAAGCACCAACTTTGAGACTAACGATGTAGATCCCGTAATTCGCAACACTGCTACAGACACAACTTTAAATTCACCACTGATTAGTGGATCTGCAATTAAGAGTACTTCCACTAATACAGTTAAGATCGTAAATGCCGGAGATTCCCGTTGGGCTGAAGTTACATCCCCGGCAGCCAAACTAAGCGTCATTGGTTTTCCTTTCCATTCGAGATGGATAACTCCAGTGTCTATGAAGAGCTATACACTCGAATCCAGCTTTATGCTTAAAGATGACAATGCAAACTACATCTTCAAGCTAATTAGCGCAGGTGGATTAGAGAGTACTATCTTTGCCTTTGGAATGGACGGAAAAATCTACGCACGTTCGAACAATACAACAGGTGGAGCCCTAGCAGAAAGAGCGCCATGGAGCTTGGATGCAGTCTATAAGGTCAAGCTGGTGTTCCATCTGGATACCAATAGCTATGACATGTATCTGGATGGTACCAAGATCGTGAACAGTGAGCCTATGCAACTTGATGCCTATACAGGTGGACTGAAAGGCTTCTACTTAGAAGCAAAGGAAGGCCCTCGTCTGGAAAGCAAAATACTGGTTGATGATATCCAACTGTCCGGATCAAACTCTGCAGGTACTGCTCCGATGATCAATCCCAATCCAGGGAAACTATTCATTGAACAGCCGTATATTGGTGCGCCGGTAGATTATTTTGTAAGCCCGACCGGTCTTGACACAAATGATGGTAAATCCACAGAAGCTCCGTTCAAGACGATCAATAAAGCTGCAAGTGTAACCAATCCAGGGGATACGGTAAATATCATGCCGGGTGTATATTCTCCATTAGCAAACGCGAATGATTTTGTTCTCATTAATCGCTCTGGAGGTGTAGATAAGAACGGAGTCATTCATAATATTACTTACAAGGCCTATGATCCACTTAATAAACCGAAGCTGCTTCTTACCCCGAACGTAGAAGGGGTGTGGGACATGGTTCAGATTGAAGCCAACTACATCGTATTCGAGGGTATAGAGATCGAAGGAACTAACTTAAGTCTAACATTGGCACAGGGTGAAGCTAATTACGAACATAAGATAGCTGGCGGATCTCTATGGAATAGATATGCACTGACCAATACCAATGGGCTTAGCTTTAATGGTCATCATATCACGGTGAAGAATAACCTAATCCATCATATGGCAGGTGGAGGCGCTGGCGGCTCCGGGGATTATATCACCGTTGACAACAATGAAATTCACTCCAATAGCTGGTACACTATGTACGCAACTAGCGGTATCAGTTTTATCAATGATTGGGAATTTGATAAGAATACAACAGATTACAAAATTATTGTAAGCAACAACAGAGTTTATGATAATGAAACCAAGGTCAAATGGGAAAGAACCAAAGGGTATTCAGATGGAAATGGAATTATCTTTGATGTGGATGACAATTATAACGGAAGAAAACTAGTATTCAATAATATTGTTTATAACAACGGCGGCGGTGGAATACACGCTTATAGAAGCAATAATGTCTATGTTATCAACAATACGATTTATAAAAATAGTAAAAGTCCAAATTTAAAGTATCCGAATATGGATGCTCAGGCCAGTGACAATTCGGTCTTCCTTAATAACATCTCTATTGCAAGGGATGAGGCTGGTGAATATGCGAATCTAAACAGTGGTTGGAATAACCTTTTTGCATATAATCTATACGGCGGCGAAACCCGGTTCCTAGGGCAAAATGAAAGAGTCCTAGACCCTAAATTTGTGTCCGTGACAGATTCTGTTTATGACTTCCGTCTCGGGTCAGATTCACCTGCTATCGATTATGGTACCCGTGACTTTGTATTAAATAGTGTACAAGCAATAATGAAAGACTTAGAAGGTAATGCTCGTCCATATTCAGGTTCTGGTGCACATTCACGGGTAGATATCGGGGCATACGAAACCAATTATAGCAATGCAAATTACTTAGTTGAGGATGCAGTGCAATTCATTCCTGCACCCGCTGACAAAATCTTGGAGGCGAATGCATCCAAAGGTGTAGCTGTAATAGATGGGGAAATAGACGATATCTGGTCAACAACACAGAGCTTTCAGGCGCTTAAGATCAGTGATCCGACAAAAATGGCACCAGAGGCAACCGTACGTTTGCTATGGGATGAAAAGAATTTGTATGTCTTAGCAGAAGTTAAGGATGCCAATTTGAATGCTTCAGGTGGTAATTTGTTTGAGCATGATTCAATGGAATTTTTCATTGATGAAAACAATGCGGATTCAACTTCCTATCAAGCAGACGATAGTCATTACCGTGTGAATTATCTGAACTTTAGAAGCGCTGGTAAAAATGCCTCAGCAAGTAGCTTTACATCAGAGGCCAGGATCGTAGATGGTGGCTATGTTATTGAAGCCGCACTCCCTCTAAGAACTTTAACCGGTTCTATTGGAACAGTCATTGGGTTCGATGCAGGCGCCAGTGATGATAGCAACTTTGATGGTATTCGGGATAATGCAACCATGTGGAGTAACCAACGGTTTAATTCCCATGCTTCTACTCAATGGTTTGGAAATGTAACCTTTGTTGGTGCGGGAGTTGTCCCTACTATTAGCAGCTTTAACCCTGTAGAGGTGAGTACTAAAGTTGGAACTGCACCTTCGCTCCCTTCCGTGGTTACTGCAGTATATAGTAATAATACGACTTCTAGTGTAAACGTGAAATGGAATGAAATTAATTCTAGCAGTTATGCAAGTGCAGGAAGCTTTACGGTAAGTGGAGCTGTATATGGTACTGACATATTGGCGATGGCTAATGTAACAGTAACATCGAAGGAAGCTCCCACTATAACAAGTATCAATCCTGTTTCGGTTAGTACTAAAGCGGGAACTGCTCCTGTCTTACCTACAGTGGTTACGGTAGTATATAGTGATAATTCCACTTCTAATGTGAAGGTAGTATGGAGTGCAATTAATCCTAGAAGTTATGCAACAGCAGGTACTATTACCATAACCGGTGCGGTTGGCAACACTGATTTAAAGGCTATTGCTACTGTAACTGTAGAACCCGCCGGGAATGGTAACGGTAACGGGAATGGAAATGGAAATGGAAACGGCCCGAAACCACCAGTTAGTGTAGGTGCAACAGCTCAATTAATTCCAACGTTGAGTGGTACAACGGCTAAGGCAGACCTTGACTTAATAACACTTCAGAATTTATTTACTCAAGCTCAGGGTGATGAGTTTTCAAAAAATAAAGCGATTTTACAATTAAAAGAGGTTGAAGGAGCACTAACTTATGTGCAAAGTCTGCCAGCTGATTTTTTCAAGAACAGCAACGGATCTACCAAGCAAGAAATAGAAATTAAGACGGAATTTGCGGACATCACCCTGCCCGGCAATTTTCTTAAAGAAAAGGATCTGGCAGGTGCCTCCAAAGTAGATATAAGCATAACCAGTGCAGATATCTCCAGCCTAAACCAACAACTTAAAGAGAAACTGGGCGACAAACCGGTACTTGAATTGTCTGTTCTGATTGACGGCAAACGGATAGAGTGGAGAAACAACCAGGCTCCGGTTACCGTATCCTTTGATTATCAACCGACAGCAGAAGAGTTAAAGAAACCAGAGCATATTGCGATCTGGTATATCGATGGAGCAGGTAATGTTGTTAAAATACCAACTGGAAAGTATAATTCCACAACGGGTAAGGTCACTTTTATAACCCGTCATTTCAGTCTATACGCCGTTGGTTATGAGGTACAGAGTTTCAAGGATCTAGGGCGCTTTGCCTGGGCCAAAGAACCGATTGAAATTCTGGTCTCTAAAGGAATTATTAAGGGTTCGAGCGATACTATGTTTGCACCAGGTGAAAAAATCACAAGGGCAGAATTCATTATCCTCCTAGTGCGTGCACTGAGCTTGGAGGCGGAAGTGAGCTCAAACTTTGAAGATGTTAATATCGGTAGCTATTACTATAGTGAAGTAGGGATAGCGAAGGCTTTGGGTATAGCGAATGGTAATGGAAATAAATTCAATCCTGTACAATCTATCACTAGAGAGGAAATGATGGTACTGGCTGCAAGAGCTATTAAGGTGGCGGGTAAAGTGTTACCGGTGACTGGTACGGCAGCAGATTTAAGTGCCTTCAGTGATAGCAGCCAAGTGTCAAATTACGCTTTGGACAGTGTGGCCACACTAATGAAGAATGGGATTGTGCAGGGGGATGGAAAGAATCTAAATCCGAAAGCCTACTCTTTAAGAGCAGAACTAGCCGTATTAGTGTACCGTATTTATAATCTTCAAGACCGTTCATAA
- a CDS encoding alginate lyase family protein, whose product MKRASSISEYTEVSNYIRRHSQDYLQETLYAADMALMGKQILSGTRGQWLLVGSPPDWHDNKVNNNGYVWMLNRMHHWLILTQAYLLTNERKYIDCVLTELLDWIQSCPAPLLTTNTEDAQRLYNSVDPWRQLEVGERMGNIWPFVIRIMEQIPGMLDSVKPTILKSIYEHGRILREVCPKLWPDADHNYYLTEMWGLFSLAMNFTELEESAEWSQFALQELERCMLSQFSSQGGQLEGCPSYHNFTSVHMGKVVLLARQNGLTLSDTFVEKFRHAMHYCIQTCRPTGQVVPWGDSSADYHAAITISLGALYLGEQQPARLLQSLMGVEEFRNTLTSHLFDHPELLNLIELSDNLSDPVRRANEDLPRTFWDKELHQVSLRSDWSKKALSVFFVCRSPVYNGHAHIDPSSFDFTAWGRPLVVDPGRYNYWWQEERRKFKSAAWHNTLTINGKDPFEYLSSWEYGPQKPGDIENVVDGGDWIRTSAVHYNYEPAVHRRDLVLFTDKFLLVLDEVSGLIEQDTIQLNWHLDALKADWDQDRQIAYTQGNEVNVAIWTTGASLSGEEQKANISDRMDHLRPSTRIVMSDLGDTSGIRRYASVILPYRSEFQREQLEYLEVVSGADQAFCKIRLHNVNYEIPFHRMS is encoded by the coding sequence ATGAAGAGAGCATCTTCTATATCAGAGTATACAGAGGTAAGCAATTATATCCGTCGCCATTCTCAGGATTATCTACAGGAAACACTGTATGCTGCGGACATGGCCCTAATGGGCAAACAGATTCTGTCAGGGACACGCGGACAATGGCTCTTGGTGGGAAGCCCGCCGGATTGGCATGATAACAAGGTCAATAACAACGGTTATGTCTGGATGCTGAACCGGATGCATCATTGGTTAATCTTGACTCAAGCGTACCTCCTCACGAATGAAAGAAAGTATATCGATTGCGTGTTGACCGAACTTCTCGATTGGATTCAGTCTTGTCCGGCGCCGTTACTAACGACCAATACTGAAGATGCTCAACGGCTATACAATTCTGTAGATCCATGGCGTCAACTGGAAGTGGGCGAACGGATGGGCAACATATGGCCGTTCGTAATCAGGATCATGGAACAAATACCTGGCATGCTGGATTCTGTGAAGCCTACGATTCTTAAATCCATATACGAGCATGGCCGGATATTACGTGAGGTTTGCCCAAAGTTATGGCCCGACGCAGATCATAATTATTACTTGACTGAGATGTGGGGGCTCTTCTCGCTTGCAATGAATTTTACGGAGCTTGAGGAATCAGCGGAGTGGAGCCAATTCGCTCTGCAGGAACTGGAGCGTTGTATGCTTTCTCAATTCTCAAGTCAGGGAGGTCAGCTCGAAGGTTGCCCGAGTTACCACAATTTCACCTCTGTTCATATGGGGAAGGTTGTTTTGCTAGCTCGTCAGAACGGTCTTACTTTATCGGATACCTTTGTGGAGAAATTCCGCCACGCCATGCATTATTGCATTCAGACTTGCAGACCCACCGGCCAAGTTGTGCCTTGGGGAGATTCCAGCGCAGATTACCATGCAGCGATAACGATCTCACTGGGAGCTCTCTATCTGGGGGAACAGCAACCGGCGCGTCTTCTCCAATCTTTGATGGGAGTGGAAGAGTTTCGTAATACTCTGACCTCCCACTTATTTGATCATCCTGAGTTATTGAACTTGATAGAGTTATCGGACAACTTAAGTGACCCCGTAAGAAGAGCTAATGAAGATCTTCCCCGTACCTTCTGGGATAAAGAACTTCATCAGGTTTCACTGCGTTCCGATTGGTCGAAGAAAGCACTAAGTGTATTTTTTGTATGTCGGTCTCCTGTATATAACGGACATGCGCATATTGACCCTTCTTCCTTTGATTTCACGGCATGGGGACGGCCGCTAGTGGTAGATCCCGGACGTTACAATTACTGGTGGCAAGAGGAACGCCGCAAATTCAAGTCAGCGGCTTGGCATAATACCTTAACGATCAACGGGAAGGATCCTTTCGAATACCTGTCTTCATGGGAGTATGGTCCACAAAAGCCGGGGGATATTGAGAATGTTGTCGATGGCGGAGATTGGATTCGGACATCGGCAGTTCATTATAATTACGAACCCGCTGTTCATCGCAGGGACCTGGTTCTGTTTACAGATAAATTTTTGCTGGTGCTGGACGAAGTTTCAGGCCTTATAGAACAGGATACTATTCAGTTGAACTGGCACCTGGATGCGCTTAAAGCTGACTGGGATCAAGATCGGCAAATTGCATACACTCAGGGCAATGAGGTGAACGTAGCTATCTGGACAACCGGAGCATCACTATCTGGCGAAGAGCAGAAGGCGAACATTTCAGACAGGATGGATCATCTCAGACCATCCACCCGAATTGTGATGTCAGATCTTGGTGATACATCCGGGATCAGGAGATATGCCTCGGTCATTCTCCCTTACCGCAGTGAGTTTCAGCGAGAACAACTAGAATATCTGGAAGTAGTTAGCGGCGCAGATCAGGCTTTCTGCAAAATCAGACTGCATAATGTCAACTACGAAATTCCATTCCATCGAATGAGTTAG
- a CDS encoding heparinase II/III domain-containing protein, which yields MVWLAQEEIQTIRDHIATGDKLDQLWQCLVQRVEKQTGTLKLVQPGDTIEWWHLAWERISDAAFVYAINRDERVGEWLKHNVHEIINRPGTDWHGPSFRGRAVPQYGVLETTHVGMAVAEAYGLCPELFSESERALIFEKIKDECQAPCKLSLDNMSSKRGNLSNWFMVLLNGFGTSSILLDDREAVLEAIAHYQTAFRMFNADSYGESLQYWNYAAHHLSNFQEMLTRYDPELAKQTDLMCYARCIPWAVHSLMYMKPLGTSEEKIMPRSLNFGDSAAIFRPSANLLLQVAKRAKEESPQLAGLARWLFEETYSVLELERNELATFGFINSFQFMSLLHYAEAAAPLSPEAAGLPLSQEFEAGNVIIRDGWQNNGTVMGMQAGYDVLNVTSHNHMDQGSFILAHHNERFFIDPGHACYRLETQAKSIATFSHNTWTFQVEGQKDPLVQQTIEGVNFWNPQESLVKREVVSSKDGITVVRSDLEALYGPSILKAERTWVTSFPNVMMIIDRITTDVPVKTQTHFMLNNRDSKLQTNLYSDTKIVLRRGGAATKFFLMDSFSGNVSSSCDRKLSWGFMHDYYHSLPNQDGQGKEGSALRVTYENNEYAKEHVMVYAFAMDAIDNITGWHIFNYAPNVYLVESPNRDGGLTVEVKSDGGLVIKDNGTGSVYRLEEGGELLKEISDEINPLS from the coding sequence ATGGTATGGCTTGCACAAGAAGAGATTCAAACGATAAGGGATCATATTGCAACAGGAGATAAGCTGGATCAATTATGGCAGTGTCTAGTACAGCGTGTTGAGAAGCAAACGGGTACTCTTAAGCTGGTACAGCCAGGAGATACCATAGAATGGTGGCACTTGGCCTGGGAACGGATCAGTGACGCAGCTTTTGTCTATGCCATTAACCGCGACGAGCGTGTCGGGGAGTGGCTAAAGCATAATGTGCATGAGATTATAAATAGACCGGGCACAGATTGGCATGGTCCTTCATTTCGTGGACGTGCGGTTCCTCAGTATGGGGTTCTTGAAACTACTCATGTAGGAATGGCAGTTGCTGAAGCCTACGGGCTGTGCCCCGAACTGTTCTCAGAATCTGAGAGAGCACTTATCTTTGAAAAGATAAAAGACGAATGCCAGGCACCATGTAAACTTTCATTAGACAATATGTCTTCTAAGAGGGGTAATTTAAGCAATTGGTTTATGGTACTGTTGAACGGTTTCGGAACCTCATCCATACTTCTGGATGACCGTGAGGCAGTGTTGGAAGCCATTGCTCATTATCAGACGGCCTTCCGTATGTTTAATGCCGATAGTTATGGCGAATCCCTTCAATATTGGAATTATGCCGCTCACCACCTGAGCAATTTTCAGGAAATGCTAACCCGTTATGATCCAGAACTGGCTAAGCAAACGGATTTGATGTGTTACGCCCGTTGTATTCCATGGGCTGTTCACTCCTTGATGTACATGAAACCACTTGGAACCTCCGAAGAGAAGATTATGCCACGCTCCCTCAACTTTGGAGATTCAGCAGCCATTTTCCGTCCGAGTGCCAATCTTCTTTTACAGGTGGCCAAACGCGCTAAGGAAGAATCCCCACAGTTGGCTGGATTGGCTCGATGGTTGTTTGAGGAAACGTATTCTGTTCTAGAATTAGAAAGAAATGAATTAGCAACCTTTGGCTTCATTAACTCCTTTCAGTTCATGAGCTTGCTCCATTATGCCGAGGCGGCGGCACCATTGTCTCCTGAAGCAGCAGGACTTCCGCTATCGCAGGAATTCGAGGCAGGGAACGTCATCATTCGAGACGGCTGGCAGAATAATGGAACGGTAATGGGAATGCAGGCCGGCTATGATGTGCTTAATGTAACCAGTCATAATCATATGGATCAAGGTTCTTTTATACTAGCTCATCATAATGAACGTTTCTTCATCGATCCGGGTCATGCTTGCTATCGATTGGAAACCCAAGCGAAATCTATTGCAACTTTTTCCCATAACACATGGACTTTTCAAGTGGAAGGTCAGAAGGATCCCTTGGTACAGCAAACGATTGAGGGAGTGAACTTCTGGAATCCCCAAGAATCTTTAGTTAAACGGGAAGTGGTTAGCAGTAAGGATGGAATAACCGTTGTACGTTCCGATCTTGAGGCGTTATACGGACCCTCCATTTTAAAAGCGGAGCGGACATGGGTAACGTCATTTCCAAATGTCATGATGATTATTGACAGGATTACTACGGATGTACCCGTGAAGACGCAAACGCACTTCATGTTAAATAATCGAGACAGTAAATTACAAACAAATCTTTACTCCGATACGAAGATCGTTCTCCGGCGGGGTGGAGCAGCGACTAAGTTTTTCTTAATGGATAGCTTTTCAGGGAATGTGAGTTCTTCCTGTGATCGGAAGTTATCCTGGGGATTCATGCATGATTATTATCACTCACTGCCCAATCAGGACGGTCAAGGAAAGGAAGGCAGCGCGCTTCGTGTCACCTATGAGAATAATGAATATGCGAAGGAGCATGTAATGGTGTATGCCTTCGCTATGGACGCTATTGATAATATTACAGGCTGGCATATTTTTAATTATGCACCCAACGTATATCTTGTAGAATCACCGAATAGGGATGGAGGTCTCACCGTAGAAGTTAAATCGGATGGTGGACTTGTGATTAAGGATAACGGTACAGGAAGTGTTTATCGGCTCGAAGAGGGTGGAGAACTTCTGAAAGAGATTTCTGACGAAATAAATCCTCTTTCGTAA
- a CDS encoding glycoside hydrolase family 88 protein — protein MNSLTVAEKLYDTYESVEEVKHYYGLLAIYALVRTAQSGDNAKLQDRCRTILNRFPDGMEHPHYNFPSYRIGGLAKAFALMVGLMPGTEDQVREYAEELLTAPRDRKGIIKMPGSGDADLIWIDVAMAVTPYLLFAGVSLKDNRYIDEAAKQTFLMIDEFINPSNGLLHQCKNFLGPGRYSEDHWSRGNGWGYLALTELVQYLPEGSPHREKAETYFKDLSDAILPHQSKRGLWRQEIPFEYSYEESSGTAIILYGYGVGLRLGILDKDRYTVPFQKGISGLYQHCVNPDFSTELSCPGNLCPGEGDEKGTVKAYVTLPLPYRNEHHSFGPFILAFTEAYANGISELNRD, from the coding sequence ATGAACAGTTTAACTGTCGCCGAAAAGCTGTATGATACTTATGAAAGTGTGGAGGAAGTGAAGCATTATTACGGTTTGCTTGCTATATACGCACTTGTCCGGACTGCCCAATCAGGTGATAACGCCAAGCTGCAAGACCGTTGCCGAACGATTCTGAACCGTTTCCCTGATGGAATGGAGCACCCCCATTATAATTTCCCCAGCTATCGAATTGGCGGGTTGGCCAAGGCTTTTGCATTAATGGTAGGTCTAATGCCGGGGACTGAGGATCAGGTGAGGGAATATGCTGAGGAGCTGCTCACGGCACCGCGGGATCGAAAGGGAATTATAAAAATGCCGGGCTCCGGGGATGCGGATCTAATCTGGATTGATGTGGCGATGGCCGTTACGCCGTATCTTTTATTTGCAGGTGTTAGCCTAAAGGATAACCGATATATAGATGAAGCGGCTAAGCAAACATTTCTGATGATTGATGAATTCATCAACCCCTCTAATGGGCTACTGCACCAATGCAAAAACTTTCTGGGGCCGGGCCGGTACTCTGAAGATCATTGGAGCCGAGGAAACGGTTGGGGATATCTTGCATTAACGGAACTGGTGCAGTATTTACCCGAAGGCTCTCCGCACAGAGAGAAAGCAGAAACCTATTTCAAGGATCTATCGGATGCTATTCTTCCTCACCAGAGCAAGAGAGGCTTATGGCGTCAGGAAATTCCCTTCGAATATTCATATGAGGAATCATCAGGTACAGCAATTATTCTATATGGGTATGGTGTAGGTCTTCGGTTGGGGATCTTGGATAAGGATAGGTATACTGTACCCTTTCAAAAGGGTATTTCCGGGTTATATCAACATTGCGTAAATCCTGATTTCTCTACAGAGCTAAGCTGTCCGGGAAATCTATGCCCTGGTGAAGGTGATGAAAAGGGGACCGTCAAAGCCTATGTTACACTCCCCTTGCCATACCGGAACGAGCATCACAGCTTTGGTCCTTTCATACTGGCTTTTACAGAAGCTTATGCTAACGGAATCAGTGAATTGAACAGAGATTAA